The following are from one region of the Cetobacterium somerae genome:
- a CDS encoding transketolase family protein yields the protein MMKKSTRQAYGEALVELGRQNNNIVVLDADLTKSTKTNLFQEAFPERHINVGIAEADLIGTAAGLATCGKIPFASTFAMFAAGRAFEQIRNTVAYPKLNVKIAPTHAGISVGEDGGSHQSVEDISLMRSIPGMVVLSPADATETKKMIFAAAEYNGPVYIRMGRLDVPVLFDDSYDFQIGIANTIKEGTDVTILATGLMTARALEAAEKLQAEGVSVRVVNVGTIKPLDGETVLKAAQETKFIVTAEEHSVIGGLGSAVSEFLSETHPTLVKKVGIYDVFGQSGKAEELLEKYELTATKLISVIKENL from the coding sequence ATAATGAAAAAATCTACAAGACAGGCTTACGGAGAAGCATTAGTAGAGCTTGGAAGACAAAATAATAATATAGTTGTTTTAGATGCAGACTTAACAAAATCAACAAAAACAAATCTATTTCAAGAAGCATTTCCAGAAAGACATATAAACGTTGGAATAGCTGAAGCAGATTTAATTGGAACAGCAGCAGGACTTGCTACATGTGGAAAAATACCATTTGCTTCTACATTTGCGATGTTTGCAGCGGGAAGAGCATTTGAGCAAATAAGAAATACAGTAGCTTATCCAAAGTTAAATGTAAAAATAGCTCCAACACATGCAGGGATTTCAGTAGGAGAAGATGGAGGGTCTCATCAATCAGTTGAAGATATCTCTTTAATGAGAAGTATTCCAGGAATGGTTGTATTATCACCAGCAGATGCTACAGAAACTAAGAAAATGATATTTGCAGCAGCAGAGTATAACGGACCAGTATACATAAGAATGGGAAGATTAGATGTACCAGTATTATTTGATGATTCATATGATTTCCAAATAGGAATAGCAAATACTATAAAAGAAGGAACTGATGTTACAATATTAGCAACAGGACTTATGACAGCAAGAGCTTTAGAAGCAGCAGAAAAGTTACAAGCTGAAGGGGTTTCAGTAAGAGTAGTAAATGTTGGAACGATAAAACCTTTAGATGGAGAAACAGTTTTAAAAGCTGCTCAAGAAACAAAGTTCATAGTAACAGCTGAAGAGCACTCAGTAATAGGAGGACTTGGATCAGCAGTATCAGAGTTCTTATCAGAGACACATCCAACATTAGTTAAAAAAGTTGGAATTTATGATGTGTTTGGTCAAAGTGGAAAGGCTGAAGAGCTATTAGAGAAATACGAATTAACGGCAACAAAATTAATATCGGTAATAAAAGAAAACTTATAG
- a CDS encoding transketolase yields MRDINFLVEQATKIRKDIVQMICKSKSGHPGGSLSAADIVTALYFSEMNIDPKNPKMEGRDRFVLSKGHAAPVLYSALAERGYFDRELLGTLRAYGSPLQGHPDMKKLPGVEISTGSLGQGLSVANGMALSARISGENYRTYVLMGDGELQEGQVWEAAMSAAHFKLDSICAFVDSNNLQIDGNVDKIMGVEPLDKKWEAFGWNVIIIDGHNFQEIFDALDKAKETKGQPTVIIAKTVKGKGVSFMENVCGFHGVAPTCEETEKAIAELEKVSEI; encoded by the coding sequence ATGAGAGACATTAACTTTTTAGTAGAACAAGCTACTAAAATTAGAAAAGACATTGTTCAAATGATTTGTAAATCAAAATCAGGTCATCCAGGAGGATCATTATCAGCTGCTGATATAGTAACTGCACTATATTTTTCAGAAATGAATATAGATCCGAAAAACCCAAAAATGGAGGGAAGAGACAGATTTGTTTTATCAAAAGGACATGCAGCTCCAGTACTTTACTCTGCTTTAGCTGAAAGAGGATACTTTGATAGAGAACTTTTAGGAACATTAAGAGCTTATGGATCACCTTTACAAGGTCATCCAGATATGAAAAAACTTCCAGGTGTAGAGATTTCTACAGGTTCTTTAGGGCAAGGACTATCTGTAGCAAATGGAATGGCATTATCAGCTAGAATCTCAGGAGAAAACTATAGAACGTATGTTTTAATGGGAGATGGAGAGTTACAAGAGGGACAAGTATGGGAAGCCGCAATGTCAGCAGCACACTTTAAGCTTGATTCGATATGTGCTTTCGTTGACTCAAACAATCTTCAAATAGATGGAAATGTAGATAAAATTATGGGTGTAGAGCCTCTAGATAAAAAATGGGAAGCTTTTGGATGGAATGTAATTATAATAGATGGACATAACTTCCAAGAGATATTTGATGCTTTAGATAAAGCGAAAGAAACAAAAGGGCAACCGACAGTAATTATTGCTAAAACTGTAAAAGGTAAGGGAGTATCATTTATGGAAAATGTTTGTGGATTCCATGGAGTAGCTCCAACTTGTGAAGAAACAGAAAAAGCGATAGCAGAGCTAGAGAAAGTATCAGAGATATAA